A single Comamonas sp. NLF-1-9 DNA region contains:
- the proX gene encoding glycine betaine/L-proline ABC transporter substrate-binding protein ProX yields the protein MSRHSPLRRLLVLATAASTFALAASAADLPGKGVKVLPLKSSIAEETFQTLLVMKALEKLGYEVQPIKEVEYPTAHIAIGNGDATFLADHWNPLHADYYKNAGGDAKLYREGIFSANAAQGYLIDKKTADAHKISNIAQLKDPAIAKLFDSDGDGKADLTGCNPGWGCEAVIEHQLTAFDLRKTVTHQQGSYSALIADTITRYKAGKPILYYTWTPYWVSNELKPGKDVVWLEVPFSSLPGEQKGLDTKLPNGKNYGFVVNNQQIVANKAWCDANPAAAKLFAVMQLPIADINAQNFLMSQGQNKAADIERHTDQWIKAHQETFDGWIAQARAAAR from the coding sequence ATGTCCCGCCACTCCCCCCTACGCCGCCTGCTGGTGCTGGCCACCGCAGCCAGCACCTTCGCCCTGGCCGCCAGCGCGGCCGACCTGCCCGGCAAGGGCGTGAAGGTCTTGCCGCTCAAGAGCTCGATCGCCGAGGAAACCTTCCAGACCCTGCTGGTGATGAAGGCACTGGAAAAGCTCGGCTACGAGGTGCAGCCGATCAAGGAGGTCGAATACCCCACCGCGCACATCGCCATCGGCAATGGCGACGCCACCTTTCTGGCCGACCACTGGAACCCGCTGCACGCCGACTACTACAAGAACGCCGGCGGCGACGCCAAGCTCTACCGCGAGGGCATCTTCTCGGCCAACGCGGCGCAGGGCTATCTGATCGACAAGAAGACCGCCGACGCGCACAAGATCAGCAACATCGCCCAGCTCAAGGACCCGGCAATCGCCAAGCTCTTTGACAGCGACGGCGACGGCAAGGCGGACCTGACCGGCTGCAACCCCGGCTGGGGCTGCGAGGCGGTGATCGAGCACCAGCTCACCGCGTTTGACCTGCGCAAGACCGTCACGCACCAGCAAGGCAGCTATTCCGCGCTGATTGCCGACACCATCACGCGCTACAAGGCGGGCAAGCCCATCCTCTACTACACCTGGACGCCCTACTGGGTGAGCAACGAGCTCAAGCCCGGCAAGGACGTGGTCTGGCTGGAGGTGCCGTTTTCTTCGCTGCCCGGCGAGCAAAAGGGCTTGGACACCAAGCTGCCCAATGGCAAGAACTACGGCTTCGTGGTGAACAACCAGCAGATCGTGGCCAACAAGGCCTGGTGCGATGCCAACCCGGCGGCTGCCAAGCTGTTTGCCGTGATGCAGTTGCCGATTGCCGACATCAACGCGCAGAACTTCCTGATGAGCCAGGGTCAGAACAAGGCCGCCGACATCGAGCGCCACACCGACCAGTGGATCAAGGCGCACCAGGAGACCTTTGACGGCTGGATCGCCCAGGCCCGCGCCGCCGCCCGCTGA
- a CDS encoding SH3 domain-containing protein: MPLAAQAAQFVSIKGNAVNVRAQPSTRAPVQWELDSGYPLRVQQKQGRWLKVADHEATLGWVYAPLTTRTPHRIVTASRARLRAGPGTSHRILATLAGNEIVRTLATRGSWAQVQRSSGQRGWVATRLTWGW, from the coding sequence ATGCCGCTGGCCGCGCAGGCGGCGCAGTTCGTCAGCATCAAGGGCAATGCCGTCAACGTGCGCGCGCAGCCCAGCACCCGCGCGCCGGTGCAATGGGAGCTGGACAGCGGCTACCCGCTGCGCGTGCAGCAGAAACAAGGCCGCTGGCTCAAGGTCGCGGACCACGAGGCCACGCTGGGCTGGGTGTACGCGCCGCTGACCACGCGCACGCCGCACCGCATCGTCACCGCGTCGCGGGCGCGGCTGCGCGCGGGGCCAGGCACGAGCCATCGCATCCTCGCGACGCTTGCCGGCAACGAGATCGTGCGCACCCTGGCCACGCGCGGCAGCTGGGCTCAGGTGCAGCGCAGCAGCGGCCAGCGCGGCTGGGTGGCAACGCGCCTGACCTGGGGCTGGTAG
- a CDS encoding response regulator transcription factor — protein sequence MANVPTTLFASAMPASAPLLAPGLTAPDTCAPARAILLVDDHELVRLGFRALMASHAPPAGEPPLTVLCASTLAEALQCHEQHQASIAVVVLDLSLPDAEGLSGLIRLRQACPQLPVVVLSGTASAQMAQDALTLGALAFFEKSGELTAMLGFVLDCARLGVQAACRQRAPAAAPALAGGAARRGALAELTARQLQILQWLLEGKSNREISEIAHLSEGTVKNHVSMLLLTFGVRSRAQLIIKLHS from the coding sequence ATGGCCAATGTGCCCACGACCTTGTTCGCGAGCGCCATGCCTGCCAGTGCCCCCCTCCTCGCCCCCGGCCTCACGGCGCCGGACACCTGCGCGCCGGCGCGTGCCATCCTGCTGGTGGACGACCACGAGCTGGTGCGCCTGGGCTTTCGCGCGCTGATGGCCAGCCACGCGCCGCCCGCGGGCGAGCCGCCGCTCACGGTGTTGTGCGCGTCCACGCTGGCCGAAGCGCTGCAATGCCATGAGCAGCACCAGGCATCGATTGCCGTGGTGGTGCTGGATCTGTCCCTGCCCGACGCCGAGGGCTTGAGCGGCCTCATCCGCTTGCGCCAGGCCTGCCCGCAGCTGCCCGTCGTCGTGCTCTCGGGCACGGCCAGCGCGCAGATGGCGCAGGACGCGCTCACGCTCGGCGCGCTGGCCTTCTTCGAAAAGTCGGGCGAGCTCACGGCCATGCTCGGCTTCGTCCTCGACTGCGCCCGCCTGGGCGTGCAGGCCGCATGCAGGCAGCGCGCGCCCGCCGCCGCCCCGGCGCTGGCCGGCGGCGCGGCGCGGCGCGGCGCCCTGGCCGAACTCACCGCGCGGCAGTTGCAGATCCTGCAGTGGCTGCTGGAGGGCAAGAGCAACCGCGAGATCAGCGAGATTGCCCACCTCAGCGAAGGCACGGTCAAGAACCATGTCTCCATGCTGCTGCTCACCTTTGGCGTGCGCTCGCGCGCCCAGCTCATCATCAAGCTGCATTCATGA
- a CDS encoding HAMP domain-containing sensor histidine kinase, which yields MSAAAAAPAAPSPFAEQVLREQVAMLYSTIRAATLGDFLLALAFGSAMYWQMRAWPILAWMLLHLYNTSRLPVMTAYFKDPQAGQRLQHWADVYCRELALNSLTWGLAPLLFLPDSLPLTAVMMLVMMGLCAAGVSAVAPLARAARHYLVPMLACLMLALLMRPSTMHLFLALCSAIFLASILRFAKAQSALLKQALQARFENEALAAQLARQVRATEEASQQKTRFLASASHDLRQPLHAIALLGAALQKQLAGAPQEANAERLMQAVGTLSQSLDAMLDVSRLDAGVVAATRRPIALQEIFQSLGQSFVNAASEKDITLRLRATELWVDSDPQLLRRLLSNLLDNAIKYTHEGGVLVLARGRAAQVWVELYDTGIGIAPEQQSRVYEEFYQVGNPGRDRALGLGIGLAIVARLARLLQHPLQQRSVLGRGTRFRLVLPRAAAPPTRPLSSVLPLPPLWSADSAARTLPRRALLLDDEADVRLAMVQLLQAYEVHACAVADEAQARGALAQARAAGQPFDLLICDFRLAGGADGLQAGMALAREFAPLALLLVTGETAPERLRHVRSAGVPVLFKPVGGEQLLQAIAAIRG from the coding sequence ATGAGCGCCGCCGCTGCCGCGCCCGCCGCGCCGTCGCCCTTCGCCGAGCAGGTGCTGCGCGAGCAGGTGGCCATGCTGTATTCGACCATTCGCGCCGCCACCCTAGGCGACTTCCTGCTGGCCCTGGCCTTTGGCAGCGCGATGTACTGGCAAATGCGCGCCTGGCCCATCCTGGCCTGGATGCTGCTGCACCTGTACAACACCTCGCGCCTGCCGGTGATGACCGCCTATTTCAAGGACCCGCAGGCCGGCCAGCGCCTGCAGCACTGGGCCGACGTCTATTGCCGCGAGCTCGCGCTCAACAGCCTGACCTGGGGCCTGGCGCCGCTGCTGTTCCTGCCCGACAGCCTGCCGCTCACCGCGGTGATGATGCTGGTGATGATGGGGCTGTGCGCCGCAGGCGTCTCCGCAGTGGCTCCGCTGGCGCGTGCGGCGCGCCACTACCTGGTGCCGATGCTGGCCTGCCTGATGCTGGCGCTGCTGATGCGCCCGAGCACCATGCACCTGTTTCTCGCGCTGTGCAGCGCGATCTTCCTGGCTTCGATACTGCGTTTTGCCAAGGCGCAGTCGGCGCTGCTCAAGCAGGCGCTGCAGGCGCGCTTCGAGAACGAGGCGCTGGCCGCACAGCTCGCGCGCCAGGTGCGCGCCACCGAAGAAGCCAGCCAGCAGAAGACGCGCTTTCTGGCCTCCGCGAGCCACGACCTGCGCCAGCCGCTGCACGCCATCGCGCTGCTCGGGGCGGCGCTGCAAAAACAACTGGCAGGCGCGCCGCAAGAAGCCAACGCCGAGCGCCTGATGCAGGCCGTGGGCACGCTGAGCCAGTCGCTGGACGCGATGCTGGACGTCTCGCGGCTGGACGCCGGCGTGGTCGCGGCCACGCGCCGCCCGATCGCGCTGCAGGAGATCTTCCAGTCGCTCGGCCAGAGCTTCGTCAACGCCGCCAGCGAGAAGGACATCACGCTGCGCCTGCGCGCCACCGAGCTGTGGGTAGACAGCGACCCGCAGCTGCTGCGCCGCCTGCTGTCCAACCTGCTGGACAACGCCATCAAATACACCCATGAGGGCGGCGTGCTGGTGCTTGCGCGCGGGCGCGCGGCGCAGGTCTGGGTCGAGCTCTACGACACCGGCATAGGCATTGCACCCGAGCAGCAAAGCCGCGTGTATGAGGAGTTCTACCAGGTGGGCAACCCGGGACGCGACCGCGCGCTGGGGCTGGGCATAGGTCTTGCCATCGTCGCGCGCCTGGCGCGACTGCTGCAGCACCCCCTGCAGCAGCGCTCCGTCCTGGGGCGGGGCACGCGCTTTCGCCTGGTTCTGCCGCGCGCCGCCGCGCCGCCAACCCGGCCGCTGAGCTCGGTGCTGCCGCTGCCGCCGCTGTGGAGCGCGGACAGCGCGGCGCGCACCCTGCCGCGGCGCGCACTGCTGCTGGACGATGAAGCCGACGTGCGCCTGGCCATGGTGCAGCTGCTGCAGGCCTACGAGGTGCACGCCTGCGCGGTGGCCGATGAGGCGCAAGCGCGCGGCGCGCTGGCGCAGGCGCGCGCCGCCGGCCAGCCCTTTGATCTGCTGATTTGCGACTTCCGCCTTGCCGGCGGCGCCGACGGCCTGCAGGCCGGCATGGCGCTGGCACGCGAGTTCGCGCCACTGGCGCTGCTGCTCGTCACCGGCGAGACCGCACCCGAGCGCCTGCGCCACGTGCGCAGCGCCGGCGTGCCGGTGCTGTTCAAACCGGTCGGGGGCGAGCAGTTGCTGCAGGCCATCGCCGCCATCCGCGGCTGA
- a CDS encoding DUF2249 domain-containing protein — MHDHTTAEAIYPFDARGIARRFRHSAIFGALDALHPGETMRFMNDHDPLPLLNQIEMRYGEGVAIEYRQREPGEIVIDFLRQ; from the coding sequence ATGCACGACCACACCACCGCTGAAGCGATCTACCCCTTTGATGCCCGCGGCATTGCGCGGCGCTTTCGCCATTCGGCCATCTTCGGCGCGCTCGATGCGCTGCACCCGGGCGAGACCATGCGCTTCATGAACGACCACGACCCGCTGCCGCTGCTCAACCAGATCGAAATGCGCTACGGCGAGGGCGTGGCCATCGAATACCGCCAGCGCGAGCCCGGCGAGATCGTGATCGACTTTCTGCGCCAGTAA
- a CDS encoding patatin-like phospholipase family protein, with the protein MALARRAPRLGLVLGSGSARGWAHIGVLQVLQEEGVRPDLICGASIGALVGAAYAAGELERFADWVQSLGMREVFGFMDFRLSGGMLKGEKLIAFWRSHFADFNIEDSPMSFGAVATDLHSGAEVWLREGSIADAVRASIALPGLFTPVQCGDGRLLVDGGIVNPVPTSLARAMGADIVIAVDLNADILHRHMQPLAVMAPAPETDAAQAEHPPEPAGPTEPVEPEVPVPAEDAPHPWRERLRTWLPAWHAGGAPARAKPPSVLDVVMTSVSIMQMRITRSRMAGDPPEVVIAPSLAHLGLLDFHRAAEAIEEGRRAAHAGLPQLRRFMQ; encoded by the coding sequence ATGGCGCTGGCCCGCCGCGCTCCGCGCCTGGGCCTGGTGCTGGGCAGTGGCTCGGCGCGCGGCTGGGCACACATTGGCGTGCTGCAGGTGCTGCAGGAAGAGGGCGTGCGCCCCGACCTGATCTGCGGCGCCTCGATCGGCGCGCTGGTGGGCGCAGCCTACGCCGCCGGTGAGCTGGAGCGCTTTGCCGACTGGGTGCAGAGCCTGGGCATGCGCGAGGTTTTCGGCTTCATGGACTTTCGCCTCTCGGGCGGCATGCTCAAGGGCGAGAAGCTGATCGCCTTCTGGCGCAGCCACTTTGCCGACTTCAACATCGAAGACTCGCCCATGAGTTTTGGCGCGGTGGCCACCGACCTGCATTCGGGCGCCGAGGTCTGGCTGCGCGAAGGCTCGATCGCCGACGCGGTGCGCGCCTCGATCGCGCTGCCCGGCCTGTTCACGCCGGTGCAGTGCGGCGACGGGCGGCTGCTGGTGGACGGGGGCATCGTCAACCCCGTGCCCACTTCGCTTGCGCGCGCCATGGGCGCGGACATCGTGATCGCGGTGGACCTGAATGCCGACATCCTGCACCGCCACATGCAGCCGTTGGCCGTGATGGCACCCGCACCCGAGACGGATGCGGCGCAGGCCGAGCACCCGCCCGAGCCGGCCGGACCGACCGAACCGGTCGAGCCCGAAGTCCCCGTGCCGGCCGAGGACGCGCCGCACCCCTGGCGCGAGCGCCTGCGCACCTGGCTGCCCGCATGGCACGCGGGCGGCGCGCCGGCGCGGGCCAAGCCGCCCTCGGTGCTGGACGTGGTCATGACCAGCGTGAGCATCATGCAGATGCGCATCACCCGCAGCCGCATGGCGGGCGACCCGCCCGAAGTGGTCATCGCGCCGAGCCTGGCGCACCTGGGCCTGCTCGACTTTCACCGCGCCGCCGAAGCGATCGAGGAAGGCCGGCGCGCCGCGCACGCAGGCCTGCCGCAACTGCGCCGCTTCATGCAGTGA
- the ligA gene encoding NAD-dependent DNA ligase LigA → MDSDTFRAQTPASKAQAAIEIDALKASLRRWAHEYYVLDTPSVPDGEYDRAYQRLEQLEAAFPDLATPDSPTQRVLGSVLPGLAPVRHALPMLSIRTETDTEASGARSFDARIRRELGLQESDAPVEYCAEPKFDGLAMNLRYEGRLLVQAATRGDGEVGEDVTHNIRTIRQIPLRLPADAPALLEVRGEVYMRWADFERLNARQQGAGDKSFVNPRNAAAGSVRQLDARIAAQRPLSFFAYGVGELTPPEAGGPEFGTQYALLQQLKAWGFPVAPQVRVARGADELVAFHASMGAARATLAYGIDGVVYKLNSLELQRRLGFVTREPRWAVAHKYPPQEMVTTVQGIDVQVGRTGKLTPVARLAPVFVGGATVTNATLHNLFELRRKRVRVGDQVIVRRAGDVIPEVVGVVPGARAQHAANFHMPRNCPVCCSAVVREPGQTDHRCSGGLFCPAQRKQALLHFASRKAMDIEGLGEKLVDQLVDGDIIHGLAELYALDAAQLAALDRMGEKSAQNLRAALERSRQPSLARFLYALGIRNVGEATAKDLARHFGQLARVMQADTDQLMQVPEVGPIVAESIHTFFAQPHNREVVQALLAAGVQPQEAEPAPAADLALAGKTVVLTGQLPTLTREQAGALLEAAGARVAGSVSKKTSYVVAGEDAGSKLAKAQALGIPVLDEAGLHALLEGRL, encoded by the coding sequence ATGGATTCAGATACTTTCAGGGCGCAAACGCCCGCCAGCAAAGCGCAAGCAGCTATCGAAATCGATGCGCTCAAAGCCAGCCTGCGCCGCTGGGCGCACGAGTACTACGTGCTCGATACCCCGAGCGTGCCCGATGGCGAATACGACCGCGCCTATCAGCGCCTGGAGCAACTGGAAGCCGCCTTCCCCGACCTGGCTACGCCCGACTCGCCCACGCAGCGCGTGCTCGGCAGCGTGCTGCCGGGCCTCGCGCCGGTGCGCCACGCGCTGCCCATGCTCAGCATCCGCACCGAAACCGACACCGAGGCAAGCGGCGCTCGCTCGTTTGACGCGCGCATCCGCCGCGAGCTTGGGCTGCAAGAGAGCGATGCGCCGGTTGAATACTGCGCCGAGCCCAAGTTCGACGGCCTTGCCATGAACCTGCGCTACGAGGGCCGCCTGCTGGTGCAAGCGGCCACGCGCGGCGACGGCGAAGTGGGCGAGGACGTGACGCACAACATCCGCACCATCCGCCAGATCCCGCTGCGCCTGCCGGCAGACGCGCCGGCGTTGCTTGAAGTGCGCGGCGAGGTCTACATGCGCTGGGCCGACTTCGAGCGGCTGAACGCGCGCCAGCAAGGCGCAGGCGACAAGAGCTTCGTCAACCCGCGCAATGCCGCGGCCGGCTCGGTGCGCCAGCTCGACGCGCGCATCGCCGCGCAGCGCCCGTTGTCCTTCTTTGCCTACGGCGTGGGCGAACTCACGCCGCCCGAAGCGGGCGGACCCGAGTTCGGCACGCAGTACGCGCTGCTGCAGCAGCTCAAGGCCTGGGGTTTTCCGGTTGCGCCGCAGGTGCGCGTGGCCCGCGGCGCCGACGAGCTGGTGGCGTTTCACGCAAGCATGGGCGCGGCGCGCGCCACGCTCGCCTACGGCATCGACGGCGTGGTCTACAAGCTCAACAGCCTGGAGCTGCAGCGGCGCCTGGGCTTCGTCACGCGCGAGCCGCGCTGGGCGGTGGCGCACAAATACCCGCCGCAGGAGATGGTGACCACGGTGCAAGGCATAGACGTGCAAGTGGGGCGCACCGGCAAGCTCACGCCGGTGGCGCGCCTGGCGCCCGTCTTCGTGGGCGGCGCCACCGTGACCAATGCCACGCTGCACAACCTGTTTGAGCTGCGGCGCAAGCGCGTGCGCGTGGGCGACCAGGTGATCGTGCGCCGCGCGGGCGACGTGATTCCCGAAGTGGTCGGCGTGGTGCCGGGCGCTCGTGCGCAGCACGCGGCCAACTTTCACATGCCGCGCAACTGCCCGGTCTGCTGCTCTGCCGTGGTGCGCGAGCCGGGCCAGACCGACCACCGCTGCAGCGGCGGCCTGTTCTGTCCGGCGCAGCGCAAGCAGGCGCTGCTGCACTTTGCCAGCCGCAAGGCGATGGACATCGAGGGTCTGGGCGAGAAGCTGGTGGACCAGCTCGTCGATGGCGACATCATTCATGGTCTGGCCGAGCTCTATGCGCTCGACGCCGCGCAGCTCGCCGCGCTCGATCGCATGGGTGAAAAGTCGGCGCAGAACCTGCGCGCGGCGCTCGAGCGCTCGCGCCAGCCGAGCCTGGCACGCTTTCTCTACGCGCTGGGCATACGCAATGTCGGAGAAGCCACGGCCAAGGACCTGGCGCGCCATTTCGGCCAGCTCGCGCGCGTGATGCAGGCCGACACCGACCAGCTCATGCAAGTGCCCGAGGTCGGCCCCATCGTTGCCGAATCCATCCATACCTTCTTCGCCCAGCCGCACAACCGCGAGGTGGTGCAGGCGTTGCTCGCAGCCGGCGTGCAGCCGCAGGAAGCCGAGCCGGCGCCCGCCGCCGATCTGGCGCTGGCGGGCAAGACCGTGGTGCTCACCGGCCAGCTTCCCACGCTCACGCGCGAGCAGGCGGGCGCGCTGCTGGAGGCCGCGGGTGCCAGGGTGGCCGGTTCGGTCAGCAAGAAGACGAGCTACGTCGTCGCCGGAGAGGACGCCGGCAGCAAACTGGCCAAGGCGCAGGCCCTGGGCATCCCGGTGCTGGACGAGGCCGGGCTGCACGCGCTGCTTGAAGGCAGGCTCTGA
- a CDS encoding cell division protein FtsZ, translated as MSSFQTALVIIGAIVLIAVVAYNAWNTRRHAPRRARAPAAASHAAPEPGRREPLLDAGAPGLAPDDPEGAQGWQELQIDPAPLPGLEGAPAAQRGALDALVDVIVPITAEQQVSGDAALAALPHTRRVGSKPFAVEGLNEATQQWEKPRPGQRYRQFQAGVQLANRLGALNEIEFSEFVAKSQAFADAINAAPEFPDMLHEVARARELDQFASSHDAQLSFTLRARQAAWSPGYIQQSAAPLGFVIGTMPGRLVLPAAQPGSPPLLTLGYDAQAAMSDEPERSALREVSLELDVPQVPRGEQPFARLREVAAQLCQSMDGVLCDPEGQILPAMAMEPIAADLEQLYDQLDERELSAGSVLARRVFS; from the coding sequence ATGAGTTCCTTTCAGACGGCCCTGGTCATCATCGGCGCGATCGTCCTGATCGCCGTCGTCGCCTACAACGCCTGGAACACGCGCCGCCACGCGCCGCGCCGCGCGCGCGCGCCGGCAGCCGCCAGCCACGCCGCGCCCGAGCCGGGCCGGCGCGAGCCGCTGCTGGACGCGGGCGCCCCAGGGCTGGCGCCCGACGACCCGGAGGGCGCTCAGGGCTGGCAGGAGCTGCAGATCGACCCGGCCCCGCTGCCCGGCCTGGAGGGCGCGCCCGCGGCGCAGCGCGGCGCGCTCGATGCACTCGTCGACGTGATCGTGCCGATCACCGCCGAGCAGCAGGTCTCGGGCGACGCGGCCTTGGCCGCGCTGCCGCACACCCGGCGCGTGGGCAGCAAGCCCTTTGCCGTCGAAGGCCTGAACGAGGCCACGCAGCAATGGGAAAAGCCGCGCCCCGGCCAGCGCTACCGGCAGTTTCAGGCCGGCGTGCAGCTGGCCAACCGGCTGGGCGCGCTCAACGAGATCGAGTTCTCGGAGTTCGTTGCCAAGAGCCAGGCCTTTGCCGACGCGATCAACGCCGCGCCCGAGTTCCCCGACATGCTGCACGAAGTGGCGCGCGCGCGCGAGCTCGACCAGTTCGCCAGCAGCCACGACGCGCAGCTCAGCTTCACGCTGCGCGCGCGCCAGGCCGCCTGGAGCCCGGGTTACATCCAGCAGAGCGCGGCGCCGCTGGGCTTTGTCATCGGCACCATGCCGGGGCGCCTGGTGCTGCCCGCCGCGCAGCCCGGCTCGCCGCCGCTGCTCACCCTGGGCTACGACGCCCAGGCGGCGATGTCCGACGAGCCCGAGCGCTCGGCGCTGCGCGAGGTGAGCCTGGAGCTCGACGTGCCCCAGGTGCCGCGCGGCGAGCAGCCCTTTGCGCGCCTGCGCGAAGTCGCGGCGCAGCTGTGCCAGAGCATGGACGGCGTGCTCTGCGACCCCGAAGGCCAGATCCTGCCGGCGATGGCGATGGAGCCGATCGCCGCCGACCTGGAGCAGCTCTACGACCAGCTCGACGAGCGCGAGCTCTCGGCCGGCTCGGTGCTTGCGCGGCGCGTGTTCAGCTGA